The Sorangiineae bacterium MSr11954 DNA segment TCGCGCACGATGCTGCAGCCCGCGAGCGACTACGTCACCGCGCACCCCGGCCTCGGCTTGTCCGCGCAGCTCTCCTTGTTCGAGCAAGCGCACGCGGGCACCATCGATGGCGCGAAGGTCTTCGCGCACTGGGACGCGCTGAGCGGCGCGCCCGTCATCTTTGGCGTCCCCCTCGGCATGAACGTGCTGGCGATGGTCATCACCATCATCATCACCGCGCTCTGCATCGTGGGCGTGCGGGAGTCGGTGCGCGCCAACAGCATCCTCGTGGCCATCAAGGTGGTCTTGCTGCTCGGGGTCGTCGCGGTGGGCGCGTTCTATGTGAAGCCCGAGAACTTCCACCCCTTCATGCCGAACGGCTGGCGGGGCGTTCAGGCGGGCGCCGCCATCATCTTCTTTGCCTTCATCGGCTTCGACGCGGTCAGCACCACGGCCGAGGAGTGCAAGCAGCCCGAGAAGGATCTCCCGCGGGGCATCTTGGGGAGCCTCGTCATCTGCACGGTGATCTACATCGCGGTCTGTGCGGTCATCGCCGGCATGCTTCGCTATGGCGAGTACTCGGGCGTGGCCGACCCCATCGCGCACGCCTTCTCCGCCGTGGGCCTCGGTTGGGTGGCCGGGGTGGTCAGCGTGGCGGCTATCATCGCGCTCGCCAGCGCGCTCCTCGTCTACCAAGTGGCCCAGCCCCGCATCTTCATGGTCATGAGCCGCGACCGGCTCCTGCCGCCGTGGTTTGGCGTGGTGAACCCCAAGACCCGCACCCCCGTCAATTCCACGCTCCTCACCGGCGTCCTGGTCCTTCTGCCGGCCGGCTTCATGAACATCGACGAGATCGTGGAGCTCGCGAACATCGGTACGCTCTTCGCGTTCGTGCTCGTGTGCCTCGGCGTCATGGTCCTGCGCGTTCGCCGGCCCGATGCGGTCCGCAAGTTTCGCGCGCCCGTCATTTGGGCCACCGCGCCCCTGGGCATTGGATTTTGCCTGTGGCTGGCGTTGGGCCTTCCCACGCACACGTGGGAGCGCTTCTGGATCTGGCTAGCGGTCGGTCTGGTCTTCTACTTCCTGTACGGCGCCCGAACCCCGCGAAACGCGCAATAAGCGCGGGGTTCGAGCGCGCTCCGTCGAAGAATTTGCATGGAGCGTATATGTTCCATGCAAATTCTGTATAGCCCTGATTCGCCGCCATGCAGTGGCCATTGATGCGCTGCGCTCTAAATTGAAATCAGAGAATCGAGCTAGGAGGCTCCCCATGATTTCAATTCGTAATGCATCCCTCATTGCAGCCCTCGGGCTCGGCTTGATGGGTTGTGTGAGCGAAGGGAGGGCGCAACCCCAGACATCTGCGAGTGCGAACGCCGACCCTTCGAGTGTGTATCAACCGTCGCCGAACTACCGGCCGCTCGCCGTAAGGCCGCCTGTCGCGGTCACCGGTGAGCCGGGCCCGAGCGTGGATCCGACCTGCAATTCCGCAGGCGCGGCCATCACCAGCCCGAACCTGCGCGCGTGCCCCTGATTCGAGGAGACGATATCGTCCTCGTGCTTTGCTGAATTGGGATTAGCGCTTTCCCGCTGGGATTGGCGCCACCATCGCGACGGAGCGTTCCCGTCGGGGCTCACGTTTTCCCCGCCGCAAATTGGTGTTTTCGGTCAGGATTGACGCTCTCCCGTTTGGATTAGCGCTTTCCCGCCGCGAATTTGCGTTTTCGGTTGGGATCGACGCTTCCCGTTGGGATTCGTATTTCCCCGTTACGTATTCGTGTCGAAATCAAGTCGAGTCGGCGTCTTCGGGCGGCGGTGCCATTGCCTGCCAAGCCCGCATTGCGCACTCGGCAATGCTCAATAGCACTTCACGCGAGGCGCCGTCGCGGGCTCGGATCGCCATCCCTTGTTGGACGGTGACGTAAAAGCTCGCGATGGCGTCCGTGTCGATATTTCGAGCGAGCTCACCCCGCTCGATGCCTTGCTCGAGGCACTCGCGAAAGCGATCGATGCTGAGCGCGCGCAGGCGCCGGAGCTCGGGCTCCAGGCTGTCGCCGTCTCCATCTTTCCCATTTTTTGCATTTTTTCCGTCGTTCCCATCGCGAGGGACCTCGAGGGTAATGAGGCAGCCGCGCGGCCGATCGGGCCGGCTAAAGGACTCGGCCGTGGCTCGAAGCACCGTCTCGACGCCCGCCCGCGCGCTGGGCGCCGTGGCCAGCCCGCCCCAGATGGGCGTCCCCTCCGTCTCGGCGAAGAGCGCGATCGCCTCGCGGAAGAGCGCCTCCTTGCAGCCGAAGGCCGCGTAGAGGCTGGGCGAGTTGATGCCCATGGCCGCGGTGAGGTCGGCCATCGAGGCACCTGCATAACCTTTCTCCCAGAAGACCCGCATCGCCCGCTCCAGCGCGGCCTGCCGATCGAAGCTTCGTGGACGACCTCGTTCCGCCATGGCTGTTCTTCTCATGTCCTGATTCTGTAATGATCAACAAATAAATCTCTTGACGGCTCGGCGCAAGGTTGCCATGTATTCTGTATCGATCGACACAGATTCGAGCGAAAGGAATGCAAATGTCGAGTTTGAAAGGGAAAGTAGCGCTGGTAACAGGGGGTAGCCGGGGCATGGGGGCCGCGATCGCCAAACGGTTGGCCGACGAAGGTGCGGACGTCGCGCTCACCTACGTGGGCCGCGAAGCGCAGGCGAACCAGGTGGCGGAGGCCATCCGGGCCAAGGGTCGCCGCGCGCTGGTGGTTCAGGCCGACAACGCCGATTCCAAGGCCATCGCCGCGGCGGTCGAGCAGACGGTGAGCGCGCTCGGCCGGATCGACATTCTGGTGAACAACGCGGGCATCTTCCTCGCGGGCCACACCACCGAGGCCACCTTGGCCGACTTCGATCAAACGGTGGCCGTCAACGTGCGCGCCGTCTTCTTCGCGTCGCAAGCCGCAGCCCGCCACATGGGCGAGGGGAGCCGCATCATTACCCTCGGCAGCAACGTGGCCGACCGCGTCCACTCGCCCGGCATGGCCCTCTACGCCATGAGCAAATCGGCCCTCATCGGCCTTACCAAGGGCATGGCGCGCGATCTCGGCGCCAAGGGCATCAGCGTCAGCCTGATCTCCCCCGGCGCGACCGACACCGACATGAACCCGGCCGGGGGCGAAAAGGCCGATTTCCAGCGCGGCCTGATGGCCATTCCGCGCTACGGCAGCGCGGAGAACATCGCGGCGTTGGTCGCGTTCGTGGCCAGCGAGGCGGGCCGCTCGGTGAACGGCACCCAGTTCGTCGTCGACGGCGGTACCAATGCCTGATGCGACCCGGCGCGGGGCGGCCGATCGCATGGCCGTCCTCGCGTCGGTGTGTTTGGCGGGGCTGATGATGCCACTGAGCTTCACCGGTCCGTCGGTGGCCATGGCCGAAATGGCGCGCGACCTTCACGCCGAGCCGATGACCCTGGGGTGGGTCGTCAACGCGTTCGTGCTCGGCTTCGGCAGCTGCGTCATGGCGGCGGGGGCGCTCGCGGATCGCTTTGGGCGAAAGCGCATCTTCACCTTGGGCGTCGCGCTCTTTGCGTTGCTCTCGCTGGTCATGGGCCGGGCGCCCGACGTGTACTGGCTCATCGCGCTGCGGGCGATGCTGGGCATCGTGGCGGCCATGGCCATGTCGGCCGGCTCCGCGTCCTTGGCGCAGGAGTTCGAGGGCCCGGCGCGAACGCGCGCCTACGGTATGCTGGGCACCTCGTTCGGGGTTGGGCTCGCGTTCGGGCCCATCGGCGCGGGGTTCTTGATCGAGACGTTCGGCTGGCGCTCCCTCTTTCTCACGGGCACCGTCATCGGCGTGTTGGTCCTGGTGCTGGGCGTGCCGCGCATGCGCGAGACGTCCGATCCGGAGGCCACCGGGGTCGATGGGTGGGGCACCGTCACCTTTACGCTGGCCCTGCTGTCGCTCACCATGGGCGTGGTTCAAGTGCCGGAGCATGGTTGGTCGAGCCCCTGGGTTTTGGGCCTCCTCGGCGGCTCGGTGCTGCTCCTCGGGGCCTTCGTGCTCGCCGAGCGGCTGCAGCGGCGGCCCATGCTGGATCTGAGCCTCTTTCGCTACCCGCGCTTCGTCGGCGCGCAGCTCCTGCCGCTCGCCACCGGCTTTGGCTTCGTGGTGTCGCTCGTGCTCCTGCCGATTCGGTTCGTGGGCATCGAGGGGCGTGGTGCGTTTACGGCGGGCATGATGATGATCCCGCTGTCGGCGCCCATGCTGGTGGTGCCGCTCCTGGCGTCGTTTCTCACCCGGTGGATCTCGGCCGCGACCTTGTCGGGCATCGGCCTCGCCGTCTCGGCGGCGGGTCTCTTCTGGCTCGCCACCATCGCGCCGGGCGCCAGCGCGGGGTCGTTTGCCGCGCCCATGCTGGTCATCGGCCTGGGGACCGGCGCGCCCTGGGGCCTCATGGACGACCTGGCCGTCTCCGTCGTGCCGCGCGAGCGGGCAGGGATGGCGACCGGGATTTTTTCGACCATGCGGGTCGCCGGGGAAGGGGTGGCCATCGCCATCACCTCGGCGCTCCTCTCGACGCAACTGGCGCGCAAGAGCGCGGCGGGGCTCGGGCCGAGCCAGACCTATGCGCAGGCGTTTCAAACGACGTTTCAGGTGCTGGCTTGCATCGTGGTCTTTGCCGCCATCCTGTCGTGGGTGACCTTGCGGCGGCCCGCCTTGCGCACCGAGGCGCTCGGCGAAATGGCGTAGCGCGCAGCCGCCCGTTGCAGGTGCCGTCCGTTGCAGGCGCCGTCAGTTGCAGGTGCCGGTATCGAGGTTGCCGTAGATGAGGACGAGGCCCGAGTAGCGATGCTCCTCCTGGAGCTTCCTGGCGATACGCTTCGGTTCGCACTCGGGCAGCGCCTCGTTCTCGGCGACGGTGAAATTGCCGCCGAGCTCCCGGAGCTCCCCGAGCGTGTCGACCTTCTCGAGCCGCTTGTTCTTGGTGACGGTGAGCGAGCCGTCGATCGTCCGAAGGCCGCCCAGCCCCGTTAGATCGGCGAGGCCGGTGTTTTCGACGTGGAGGGCGCCCTTGATGGCGGCCACGTTCTTCATCTCGACCCGCACCAGCTTGGGGTTCTCCGCCAGGGTCACGCTGCCTTGAACCGCGGTCACTTGCCCGAACCCCACGTGCACGAGCTCGTTGTTCGCCTCGATCTGCAGCCCCCCGAGGCGGCGCACATTCCCGAAGCCGGGCACCCCTTGGAGGGCGCCGTTGTACTGGAAGCTCGCCTTGCCGCGGATCGTGGTCAGGGCGGGCATGTCCTCCCAGAGCACCAGCGCACCATCGAACAACACCTGCAGATCGCCGCCGATCTCCACGAGCGCCGGGAACCCCGCGACCCGCCGCAGCTTCGATTCGTTTTGAAGGGTGAGGCCCCCCACGTACGCCAGGGCGCTCGGACCCACCCACTCCGTGAGCGCGTTGTCCGCCAGGTGGACCATGCCTTCCACCCTCTGAAGCTTGCCGAGGGCGTCGAGCCGCGCGAGCTGGGGGTTGTCGCGCACCGACATTTCGCCGCCGATGGCCGTGAGCGCCTCCAACCCGTGCAGGGAGGTCAACGTGTTGTTGTTCGCGATGGACAGGCCGCCGCCCACCCGCTCCAAACGCTGGAGCGGCGCCAGATCGACGGCGTCGGTCCCGAAGATGGAGAGCGAGCCGGTGATGGTTCGGCAGCGCGACAACGCCTGCAGCTGCGCACGGGTCGCCACGGCGAAGTCCCCGGTGCACTCGCGGCCCACATAGGTGACCGCGACGATCTCGCTGGCCGTGTACTTCTTCTTGCACGTGAGCGCATGAATGGTCGTATCGGCGGTGAAGGTTGGAATCGTGCCCTTCTCGGGGAACGTCAGCGGGCTTCCGCAGTCCGGGTAGGTGCCGTCGAGCGTGTAGTGAATCACGCCCTGGCGGGTGGTGGTGGCGATCGTCACGGGCACGGGCCTGTCCGGATCGAAGCTCTCCGGCGTGGGGCCAAAGGTGGGGGTCGCGCCCGTGAGCGTATAGGCGATGCGCGTCTCCTCCGACGCGGGCATCCCCTTTTTGCACGCCAACGCCCGAAGGGCGGTGCCCGTCTCCACGATGGAAATGGGCGCCCCGTCGTAGGCGATCGAGCCCTTGGCGCACCGCGCGTCGTCCTCGCACCCGGGGGTCACTCCATCGACCGTGTAGCAAAGGGTCGCCCCCGCCGTGGTGCTCGCGAGGCGCACCGCGACATCGTTCGTCTGCTCTTCGATCGGCGGGTCGAACCGAACCGGCGCGACCGTTCCGGCGGGATCGTCACCGGGCTGCCCGGAAGGATCGCCCGTCCGAGGGCCGGAGTCGCCGCCACATCCCGCGATGCTTGCCATGGCGCTGGTGACGAGGACGGTGCTGGTGACGGTGACCGCGATGGCGCGCGAAGCGAACCTCACGCCTCGCGTGAATGGTGCGAAGCGCGCAGGTGCCCGCCATTCCGTCGTTGGCGCAGCCTTGTGCCGAGTGAAGTTAAGCCAAGCCATGTCGTACCTCCGGTGCGATACGCGATAAGAGCTGCAATAAGCCGCGCGGATCCCTACCACCGCTAGTCGGCCGCAACGCGCGCTTTCATCACGAAAATCGACATGCCCCGCAAGGTTTCGAGCGCGGGGCGGGTACGTCGGCCACACGGCCGCGAAGGTTGCGAAGATTCGTTACTCCTCGGGCCACTCGTCCGGCACGATCGCGGCGTTCCACGATGCGTAAGCCGCATCATCGGCGACGGGACATGGACGACCAAACGCCTCTTTGAAGTAATTGCCCCAGTGCGGCTTTCGCCCGTCCACGTCCACCAGGCCGTACGCGTCGCCGAGGTCCCATGAGCTGACGACCCGCCCGTTCCACTGGTGCACCTTGGGATCGGCCGCCAGCGCGGCGATGGCGCGTCCCACGTAGTAAGGCGTCTCCGACGCGATGAAGTGCTTCTCCACCTTGACCCCATCGCGCCAGTTGGCCTCCGTCACCCCAAAGTGCTCGAGCATCTCCTCGGAGCGTAGAAAGCCGGGGGTCACCGCCAGCGCCGTCACCGGATGCCGTCGCAGCTCGCGCGCCATGGCGAACGCGAGACGAAGGACGGACATCTTCACCAGATCGTAAAAGAGGTTGCCGCGGTATCCGAAGTGGTTGCCGTCGGTCACCTCGATGATGAGCCCCCGCTCGCGTTTCGGCGATGCCGTCGCGTGCTTGGCCGCCTCGAGCCCCGCCAGCATGAGGGGTACCGCATGCCGGCTGGTCAAGATGTGCGTCACGATCCCTTGTTCGAGCATCCGACGGCCCTTGTCCGAGTCGAGCTTCCAGAACGGCAGCCCAAACTCGGTCAGCTTCTCGCCGCCCCAGATGTCGTTGACCAAGATATCCAGCCCACCTTGCTCCTCCTGGATGCGCGCGCAGAGCGCCTGCACTTCGGATTCCACCGTGTGATCCACCCGCACGGCGATTCCGCGTCCGCGCGCGCCCGACCGCGCATCGACCAACTCCGCGGTCTCGTCGATCGTCTCCGGGCGCGTACCGCTCGCGGGCCTTCCGCGGGCGCTTCGTCCCGTGCAGTAAACCGTGGCGCCTGCTTCTCCCAGGCTTACGGCGATGGCTCGGCCCGCGCCGCGGGTTGCACCGGCCACCAAGGCGACCTTTCCAAGAAGAGGAGTCTTTGCGTCGTGTGCGCTCATAGCCCCCAGCGTACGAGCGCCTTCGGACAGCCGGTTGTCAGCTTTTGTCCGTCGCCTTGACACCTTGCCTGAGCTCTGAGAAATGGTGAGGAAAATGAATTGCAAATTCAACTTCACTTCTTGGACCTTGGTTGCCGCGGCTTTTTGTGCGGCCTGCTCCAGCAGCAGCGATGGAAAGACCGAGGGGGGCCCCCGATTCGAGCACGCGTACGCGTTCGTAACGCAAGCGTTGGCCCCGGGAGCCTCGGCCTCCACGACCTATGTGAACGTGGTCGACTCGCTGGACATCGCCGGTCTCGATCGCACCCAGGCCCGCGAAGTGCCCGGCCTGGGTAGCGCTTCTGCCATCGACGGCAAGCTGTTCGTGGCCAATGGCGAGCGCCCTGCGATCATGCGCTTCGATGTGACCAACGCCGCCCACTGGACGAACGAGGGCCAGATCGACTTCTCCGGTCAGGGGCTCACGGCCACGGCCGGGTTCTTCCAGAACATCACCACCGGCCCGCAAAAAGCCTACATGGCCCGCAATGTCGTGGACCGCATCGTGTGGAACCCCAGCACCCTGACCATCCAGGGCACGGTGAGCGGCGACGCCAGCATCCAGCTCCAGCGCGATGGCTTCAACGTCGCGCAAGGCTACGAACAAGCCGTCCACCGCAACCGCGCCTTTCAGCCGTTCTACTGGGCCTCGAGCAACTTCATCCACTTTGCGCCCTACTCGCAAATCGCCGTCTACGACACCGACACGGACAAGCAGCGCGCGCTGCTCGACGCGCCCTGCCCACACCTGCACCGGGCGGCCAAAGACGAAGAGGGGAATGTCTACTTCAGCAACGGCTCCGGCAGCGCCACCGAGTGGCTCTTCGACCCCAAGGCCCCGCGCAACTGCATGGTCCGCATCAAGGCCGGCCAAGAGACCATCGACCAGGACTTCACCATCCGCTTCGCCGGGCTCACGGGCGGCCTGGAAGCGGCCGCCTTTCAATACTTCGGGGGCGACAAAGGCCTCTTGGCCGTCTTCGATCACACCAAGGTCACCATCGAGCCCAACGCCACCGACGACGAGCGGATCGCGGTCAACCAGAGCGCCAACTGGCATGTCTGGGTCCTCGACGTCAAAACGCGAACGGCCAAGCCGCTGGAGGGGCTCGATGGATTTTCGGGTCAGTTCTTCACCATCCCCATCGACGGCCGCACCTTCGTGCTTCTCCCCGGCGCCAACTACGGCTCCACGAAGGTCTACGAAATCGTGGCGGACGGCACCGCGAAGAAGCGCTTCGCGACCGAGGGGTGGATCTACGAAATGTTCAAGGTGCGGTGAGCGCGGTCGGGAGAGCTCCTCCTGCACGAGCCGTGTTCGAGGTACGGTGAGGTGAGGTTTTTGTTGTCGCGGTAGCTATCCAGCGTGGATGATTTCGTTGCCTGAGATGGGGAGTGACACCGGTGGCAATTCGGTGTTTCCTTTCTGGCTCGGATGTCCGATGGCCATACGACCAGCCGGTAATTTTAGATGCGTTCGGTTGCACGCATGGCATTAATGAGGACACCTTCGGCCGTACGAACTCGCAAACGAAATGTCGGTGGGGACCTTGGAGGCTTGATGCGACGCATTGGTATTCTTTTCATGGGGATTTCCTTGGCCGGGTGGATCCACCTCGCGGGGTGCGGCGACTCGGGCTCGGGGTTCGACGACGGCAAAGATCCGAACAGCAAGCCGGACGGCTCGGATCCCGGCGGTGACTTCCCCGGCGGGGGAGGGCGCGATGCTTCGATCGGCGGCGGCAACCTTGCGGCTTGTGCGACGGGGGAGTCGGGGACGGCGCGCGCGCCGATCTACATGGACATCGTGCTCGACGGTTCGCAGAGCATGGATGGTCATGGTGAGCCGTCCACGGCGGTGCCGTGCGATCCGCCGGTCAATCCCGTTCCGAAGACGTGCTACCTGAAGGACCGCCGTGAGACCGATCCCGAGTTTACGAGCCGTCAGACCGGGAAAAAGTGGATTGCCGCCCGAGGTGCGCTCAAGGCGTATTTCAATGGCATCACGCCGGGCCCCAAGTTGGGCGTGGGGCTTTATCTCTTTTCGAGCACCGTCGCGAACGACAAACGAAACGTTCCGATCGCCAGCGTGACGCCCACGCAGCGGGATGCGCTGTGGG contains these protein-coding regions:
- a CDS encoding amino acid permease, whose translation is MLQRFFATKSIEQIRANCEESEQTGHGLRRALSAWDLMLLGVGAIIGAGILSALGTGLAGGFDINFGVTRPAAGPALIVSFILTAIACAFTGLCYAELASMIPASGSAYTYAYATLGELMAWIIGWDLLLEYAVSNVAIAISWGSYAASLLESMGLRLPGWLTLDSRTMLQPASDYVTAHPGLGLSAQLSLFEQAHAGTIDGAKVFAHWDALSGAPVIFGVPLGMNVLAMVITIIITALCIVGVRESVRANSILVAIKVVLLLGVVAVGAFYVKPENFHPFMPNGWRGVQAGAAIIFFAFIGFDAVSTTAEECKQPEKDLPRGILGSLVICTVIYIAVCAVIAGMLRYGEYSGVADPIAHAFSAVGLGWVAGVVSVAAIIALASALLVYQVAQPRIFMVMSRDRLLPPWFGVVNPKTRTPVNSTLLTGVLVLLPAGFMNIDEIVELANIGTLFAFVLVCLGVMVLRVRRPDAVRKFRAPVIWATAPLGIGFCLWLALGLPTHTWERFWIWLAVGLVFYFLYGARTPRNAQ
- a CDS encoding TetR/AcrR family transcriptional regulator; amino-acid sequence: MAERGRPRSFDRQAALERAMRVFWEKGYAGASMADLTAAMGINSPSLYAAFGCKEALFREAIALFAETEGTPIWGGLATAPSARAGVETVLRATAESFSRPDRPRGCLITLEVPRDGNDGKNAKNGKDGDGDSLEPELRRLRALSIDRFRECLEQGIERGELARNIDTDAIASFYVTVQQGMAIRARDGASREVLLSIAECAMRAWQAMAPPPEDADST
- a CDS encoding SDR family oxidoreductase, giving the protein MGAAIAKRLADEGADVALTYVGREAQANQVAEAIRAKGRRALVVQADNADSKAIAAAVEQTVSALGRIDILVNNAGIFLAGHTTEATLADFDQTVAVNVRAVFFASQAAARHMGEGSRIITLGSNVADRVHSPGMALYAMSKSALIGLTKGMARDLGAKGISVSLISPGATDTDMNPAGGEKADFQRGLMAIPRYGSAENIAALVAFVASEAGRSVNGTQFVVDGGTNA
- a CDS encoding MFS transporter; the protein is MPDATRRGAADRMAVLASVCLAGLMMPLSFTGPSVAMAEMARDLHAEPMTLGWVVNAFVLGFGSCVMAAGALADRFGRKRIFTLGVALFALLSLVMGRAPDVYWLIALRAMLGIVAAMAMSAGSASLAQEFEGPARTRAYGMLGTSFGVGLAFGPIGAGFLIETFGWRSLFLTGTVIGVLVLVLGVPRMRETSDPEATGVDGWGTVTFTLALLSLTMGVVQVPEHGWSSPWVLGLLGGSVLLLGAFVLAERLQRRPMLDLSLFRYPRFVGAQLLPLATGFGFVVSLVLLPIRFVGIEGRGAFTAGMMMIPLSAPMLVVPLLASFLTRWISAATLSGIGLAVSAAGLFWLATIAPGASAGSFAAPMLVIGLGTGAPWGLMDDLAVSVVPRERAGMATGIFSTMRVAGEGVAIAITSALLSTQLARKSAAGLGPSQTYAQAFQTTFQVLACIVVFAAILSWVTLRRPALRTEALGEMA
- a CDS encoding chitobiase/beta-hexosaminidase C-terminal domain-containing protein; the encoded protein is MRFASRAIAVTVTSTVLVTSAMASIAGCGGDSGPRTGDPSGQPGDDPAGTVAPVRFDPPIEEQTNDVAVRLASTTAGATLCYTVDGVTPGCEDDARCAKGSIAYDGAPISIVETGTALRALACKKGMPASEETRIAYTLTGATPTFGPTPESFDPDRPVPVTIATTTRQGVIHYTLDGTYPDCGSPLTFPEKGTIPTFTADTTIHALTCKKKYTASEIVAVTYVGRECTGDFAVATRAQLQALSRCRTITGSLSIFGTDAVDLAPLQRLERVGGGLSIANNNTLTSLHGLEALTAIGGEMSVRDNPQLARLDALGKLQRVEGMVHLADNALTEWVGPSALAYVGGLTLQNESKLRRVAGFPALVEIGGDLQVLFDGALVLWEDMPALTTIRGKASFQYNGALQGVPGFGNVRRLGGLQIEANNELVHVGFGQVTAVQGSVTLAENPKLVRVEMKNVAAIKGALHVENTGLADLTGLGGLRTIDGSLTVTKNKRLEKVDTLGELRELGGNFTVAENEALPECEPKRIARKLQEEHRYSGLVLIYGNLDTGTCN
- a CDS encoding SDR family NAD(P)-dependent oxidoreductase yields the protein MSAHDAKTPLLGKVALVAGATRGAGRAIAVSLGEAGATVYCTGRSARGRPASGTRPETIDETAELVDARSGARGRGIAVRVDHTVESEVQALCARIQEEQGGLDILVNDIWGGEKLTEFGLPFWKLDSDKGRRMLEQGIVTHILTSRHAVPLMLAGLEAAKHATASPKRERGLIIEVTDGNHFGYRGNLFYDLVKMSVLRLAFAMARELRRHPVTALAVTPGFLRSEEMLEHFGVTEANWRDGVKVEKHFIASETPYYVGRAIAALAADPKVHQWNGRVVSSWDLGDAYGLVDVDGRKPHWGNYFKEAFGRPCPVADDAAYASWNAAIVPDEWPEE
- a CDS encoding MxcI is translated as MNCKFNFTSWTLVAAAFCAACSSSSDGKTEGGPRFEHAYAFVTQALAPGASASTTYVNVVDSLDIAGLDRTQAREVPGLGSASAIDGKLFVANGERPAIMRFDVTNAAHWTNEGQIDFSGQGLTATAGFFQNITTGPQKAYMARNVVDRIVWNPSTLTIQGTVSGDASIQLQRDGFNVAQGYEQAVHRNRAFQPFYWASSNFIHFAPYSQIAVYDTDTDKQRALLDAPCPHLHRAAKDEEGNVYFSNGSGSATEWLFDPKAPRNCMVRIKAGQETIDQDFTIRFAGLTGGLEAAAFQYFGGDKGLLAVFDHTKVTIEPNATDDERIAVNQSANWHVWVLDVKTRTAKPLEGLDGFSGQFFTIPIDGRTFVLLPGANYGSTKVYEIVADGTAKKRFATEGWIYEMFKVR